GGTGGAGGTGGTGTCGGCCTTGTCGCCGATGAAGTCGTGCCAGGCCATCAGCTTGGCTTCCGGTTCAAAGCTGCCCACACCTACGTCAAACGCGGCCGCCAGGCGAGCGCCCAGGCCCATTTCGCCGATTTCGTAACGCTGGCTGCCGACGCTGAGGGCGGCTGAGCTGCCTTTTTCACGGTACGAATCAATCGATACGTTGGCGTAGCGCGCACCGACCTGTGGTTCCAGCAGCCACTGCTTGTCGAGCTGGAAGGTGTAGCCTGCCAGTGCGTTGACGCCGAAGATCTCACTGTCGTAGTTGGCCTTGGCGCGGGTGCCGGCGATGTAGCGTTTGGATTCGTTATCGTTCCAGCCATACATCAGCGAGGTGTCGACAAAGAAGTTGTCATGGGTCCAGTTGCCGTACAGGGTCAGTGCATGGCCGCTGACGTCGGTTTTGCTGCCCAGGTCGGATTTGACGTCGCTGGTCAGGTAGCTATAGGCCAGGCCCACCGTGGTATCGGTGTTGAGCTTGCCGTCGGCACCCACGGCGATGCCGTTGGTGTTGGCGTCGTAGCCGTCGATACCGTGGCGGCTGTCCTGGTTGGCATCGCTGGACAGTGCTTGCAGCCATACGCCTTGTTCTGCCAGGACGTCACCGGAGGACAGACCGCTACGCGCTTTGCTGGCGCGGCGGTTGATGGCACTTGCGACCAGGTTCTGGCTGTTGGTGGCGGCGTTGATTGCCCCACGGCTGACGTCCGGGGTCAGGGTTTCGGCAAGTTTGGCCAGGTCTTCATTGGTGGCGGCGTTGGCGAAACGCTGGAATACCGGGTCGCTTTCATCCATCTGGCCCAGGGCCGTGTTCTTGAACGGCGTGATGGCGTTCACCGCGTTACGCGAACCACGGGCACCCAGCAGGTTTTCCGCGACTGACTCATCACTGCGGGTGGCAACCAGTGCTTTCACGTCCTGGCCTTCAATGCCGAAGTTGCGCACCTCAAGCAGCGCCGAGGAGGAAACCACGGACAGGTTCTGCGGCTCTTCCCAAGTGCCAGAGTTGATGAGGGTGTAGCGGGTGCCCTGGGCCGACGTGCGGAAGTCGTCGGAGCGGGCCTGCAGTTCGATCTGGCTGCCTGGAGAGAAGAAGGTATTGCCGGTGACTTTCAGGATCGGCGTGTTGGGCTGTGTGTTGTTATCCAGCAGCAGGCGCAGGCGAGCAGTATCGCTGTCCATGTCGAGGTCGCCCACAATCGTCGTCTGCGGGCGAAGCAGCGTCAGGCGGCCACCGTCGATATCGACGAAACCGGCGCGGATGGTCGAGCCATCGAACAGCGCGTCCCCTTGCACCAGCACACCGCTCAGGCCCAGCAGGTCACCCTTTACTTGCCCACCTTGCCAGTAGAAATACGACGGGGAGGTATTGTCGTCCGCCAGAATGGCTGCGGTGCCGCCTTCGATCAGGCCACCTGTCTGCCTGATAGAGAAGATCTTGAAGCCGTCTGAGGGGTCGAGACCACGAAAGCGGATACCGACCCCGTCAGCGGAGATAGTCCCGCTGTTGTTGACATCACTCTGGAAGGGAGCGCCTGTCATCTGACCCGTAAAGCTTGCCTTCTCGATGTCGATACCCAAAGAGTCGATGCCACGCGCGGTGATAGTGCCCGAGTTATTGATGCGCGCCTGGGTCGAGGTGATCAGCATGCCTTCGGCATTTGCGCCAGTCACAGTGATGTTGCCGTTGTTGTTCACTTCACCAGCGATCTTTGCCAGATACAGGTCCAGCCCGATGACGGAGTTGCCGCTCATCGTAATGTCGCCATTATTTACCAAGTCGCCACCGACGTTGGAATTGAGGGTCATGGCGATGCCGGACGGGAAGTCGGTGGGGTTCGCAGCCGTCAGGTTGATTTTGCCCTGGTTGACCAGATTACCCGCCAGCGTCACATTCATCAGATCTACACCTGCGTTTTGCGACGTCCCGGTGAAAGTGGCGTTATTGAAAACATCACCGGAGCTGCTGTATGCCCCTGTGCTCAGGTCGTGGTTCAAGTCGAGTGCGGGTGCGGCATGGGCCGTGGCAGTGGTAGCTGCGACGGACAGCGCCAACAACGAGCGGCGCAGGTGGGAAATGTTCAAGGCAGTATCCTTACAGGGCAGAAACTGACAGGGAACAACCCGCGCGTCAGCGCCTGTTTTAGGCATCCCTGCCAGCTTGTCAGTGAGTGCTGATTCAAGCGGGCTCAAATTTACACGATGCCTGTAGGACAATTCATCATTAAAAGAATTAATGACGAAAAAAAAGCTAAAAAATGCGACGCCACAGTTGTTTTTTGAGGATTTTCGGGATTATTCAGCAATAAATGGAACTTTGGCGCCGCTGTTGTGGTCTCGCTCGGGCCAGGCCCCCGCCCTGAATCTCAGGATTCTAATGGGCCAATGGAGTATCAGCCCATCGGCTCCATGTGGCTTCCCACCCCTTATCATGGCTTACCCCGGGTACATGGATGCACTGGGAGAGGGGCGAGCCAAGCGCCTGCTGGTAACTATCCGCCAAACTACCTGGAACAATCAGGTCCGCTTCTGCGATGAGATGACGCTGGGGTAATAAGGCCAATCGATTACGATAGTCCAGCGGCTCCAGCGAACCGTCGAGGGGCGACAGCCCTTTCATCATCGCCCACAGACGCGGACTAAGATTGCCGGCAAGGGTTTGCACTTGGGTAACATCATTGCGCTGCGCCGCTAACAATAATGCGAGAGCGGCGCCACCTGAATACCCCACTAGTTCGAACTCCTCATTGCCATATCGCTGTTTTAATTGATCCAGCGCCTGGCTGAGGCGGGTGACCACTTCCTGAGAAAATCGTCGATTGGTCCAGAGTGCTGATTGACAGGCAGCGGCCATGACGAACTGGCAGGGGCGTGCCAGGTACGCATTCGGTGTCGGATCACCGACCGCCAGCCGTGGCACTAACAGAGTGTGCGGGCTCGGATCCAGGCTGGGTTGAGTGGCCGTCGCCCAGGAATGGCCATCGCCTTCCAGGTAGACACGCAGGCGCGTCATCTTTTGTGCAGTTTGCGGCGCAAGCAACAGCAGGGGGAAGGCGTGTCCCGGCAGGACCTCCAATTGTCGGCCGTGCTCATCAGCCAGGAGTTGCAGGGCCTCGCGCGGCGATTGGCAGGCCATGAGAAGCGCGCTGACCATGACCAGCCAGGTTTTATAGAAGCCGGCCAATCTCCGACGACAGGGAAAGCATCTACTCATCATGGGTCTCAGCACATTTTGGCCACGCAGGCATCGGCATTGGCGGTGTAGTACCCGGTTAAGTCAGGGCGCCAGTGGCAGGTGGTGGCCACCCGGTGGAGGGCCACAAAACCATTATGATAATGGACTGGGATTGATCCCGCCCAAACCCTGGAGGCCGGGTGAATGCACATTCACCCGGCCTTTTGCGTTTCAGGGTACGGCTTGCAGCGGTTTGGACCAGTTGGCCAGGGTCATCTTCCTGGCGTTGAGGGCGCCCATCAGGTCCAGCAAGGTGTTGAAGGGGTGACGGTCGATCCCCGGCCAGGTCGGGGCCTGGATGAAGAAACGGTTCTGGCTGTCGATCTGGATGGGCGTGTAGACAAGGCCCTGGGCGCGGCTGCGGTGAATCAGCCTGAGCTCGCCGCTGGTGTTGCTGAGGGTGTAAAAACCGGGCGCAGGAAATTGCTCGCCATAGGCTCTCTGACCGGCACTCAGCCAAGGTGTTTCCAGCTGCAGGCGTATATCGCTGTAGGCCGTGACCGGGCCCAACTGCGTGGTCATGTTGTGCTCATTGTCGACGAACTGGCCAATCACCGGCTCTGGCGCTTCGGCCCCCGGGTCGATCATGAAGCCTGAGCCCTGGCCTTGCGGCACGTCTTCGATACGCAGGCTGATTGCGCCCTCCAGTTCGCTGATGCCGGGCAACGCTCGGTAGGTGTTGGTCATCATCGGGTTCACCAGCGCCACCCAGCGTTCGCGGCTGCCGGCAGGCACATAGCGCTGGATCTGCTGCTGGGTCAGGTAGTTGTCGACCCAGCGGCGGCTGTAGCTGTCGTTGGGCAATTCGCCGAGGGCCGGGTTGCTGGCCATGCAGTCCAAGGCCTGCACGCGGATCTGGTTGGCCTGGGCCGCACGGGTCATTTCCAGCAGGTTGTAACGCCGTGACGGATCGTTGGCCTGGGCCCGGTCCACTTCCTCCAGGGACTGGCGCAGGTCGGAAGACATGTTCCCGCTGCGATGAAAGGCATTCAGGTCGGCCTGATGGCTTTCGGTGACCAGGCCTTTGACGAACAGTGTCCTGACCTGGGCCCTGTTCAATGCAGGCATGTGCTCAATCAGAAATTGTTTGCTGCCGATGCCTCCCGAGCGCTCGCCCACCACCAGGCCGGGTATCTGCTCCAACTCAAGCGCCTGCTCGATGAAGGCGTCACCACTCAGGCCGGTGGCAAGTGTCGGCAAGCGCGGGCGGGGCGGCAGTGTCCGGGGGCTTTGAAGAAGGCGACGGCGTCATCCAGCAAGCGTTGCCGACTCTGATTGATCAGGCGCTGCCCGCTGCTGACGGCGTGCGCTCGGCCGTCGGCGTCCCTGACGAACTGGATGTGGGTTTCCTCGAAGGCTTCGGTGGGTACGTCGTAGGCGCTGAAGGGCTGAG
The genomic region above belongs to Pseudomonas poae and contains:
- a CDS encoding autotransporter outer membrane beta-barrel domain-containing protein; the encoded protein is MNISHLRRSLLALSVAATTATAHAAPALDLNHDLSTGAYSSSGDVFNNATFTGTSQNAGVDLMNVTLAGNLVNQGKINLTAANPTDFPSGIAMTLNSNVGGDLVNNGDITMSGNSVIGLDLYLAKIAGEVNNNGNITVTGANAEGMLITSTQARINNSGTITARGIDSLGIDIEKASFTGQMTGAPFQSDVNNSGTISADGVGIRFRGLDPSDGFKIFSIRQTGGLIEGGTAAILADDNTSPSYFYWQGGQVKGDLLGLSGVLVQGDALFDGSTIRAGFVDIDGGRLTLLRPQTTIVGDLDMDSDTARLRLLLDNNTQPNTPILKVTGNTFFSPGSQIELQARSDDFRTSAQGTRYTLINSGTWEEPQNLSVVSSSALLEVRNFGIEGQDVKALVATRSDESVAENLLGARGSRNAVNAITPFKNTALGQMDESDPVFQRFANAATNEDLAKLAETLTPDVSRGAINAATNSQNLVASAINRRASKARSGLSSGDVLAEQGVWLQALSSDANQDSRHGIDGYDANTNGIAVGADGKLNTDTTVGLAYSYLTSDVKSDLGSKTDVSGHALTLYGNWTHDNFFVDTSLMYGWNDNESKRYIAGTRAKANYDSEIFGVNALAGYTFQLDKQWLLEPQVGARYANVSIDSYREKGSSAALSVGSQRYEIGEMGLGARLAAAFDVGVGSFEPEAKLMAWHDFIGDKADTTSTFVLGGTPFTTTGATPARDSYELGLGANYRVGAWSVGGTYNYLTSSGFDADTFTANVRYDF
- a CDS encoding alpha/beta hydrolase, with the translated sequence MVSALLMACQSPREALQLLADEHGRQLEVLPGHAFPLLLLAPQTAQKMTRLRVYLEGDGHSWATATQPSLDPSPHTLLVPRLAVGDPTPNAYLARPCQFVMAAACQSALWTNRRFSQEVVTRLSQALDQLKQRYGNEEFELVGYSGGAALALLLAAQRNDVTQVQTLAGNLSPRLWAMMKGLSPLDGSLEPLDYRNRLALLPQRHLIAEADLIVPGSLADSYQQALGSPLSQCIHVPGVSHDKGWEATWSRWADTPLAH
- a CDS encoding membrane-targeted effector domain-containing toxin, with product MPTLATGLSGDAFIEQALELEQIPGLVVGERSGGIGSKQFLIEHMPALNRAQVRTLFVKGLVTESHQADLNAFHRSGNMSSDLRQSLEEVDRAQANDPSRRYNLLEMTRAAQANQIRVQALDCMASNPALGELPNDSYSRRWVDNYLTQQQIQRYVPAGSRERWVALVNPMMTNTYRALPGISELEGAISLRIEDVPQGQGSGFMIDPGAEAPEPVIGQFVDNEHNMTTQLGPVTAYSDIRLQLETPWLSAGQRAYGEQFPAPGFYTLSNTSGELRLIHRSRAQGLVYTPIQIDSQNRFFIQAPTWPGIDRHPFNTLLDLMGALNARKMTLANWSKPLQAVP